The nucleotide sequence AATCTTTGGTACACGATTCTTCTCGTAAGGTTCAATGCTTTGAAGGAGATTGGCGATGTTGTCAATCTTCTCTGTAAACTTCTTCTGCAGTGCAGCACCTTCTTGTTTACGGAAGTCGATGAGTTTTTCAAGAGCCTCGTTGATAGCTTGTTGTGCTACTTTCCATTCTTCCTCATCCAAAACCTCAACTTCAGTTTTTGTTGTTACGTCAGGTAGGCGGAGAAGTGTTGTAAACCAATCCTCTGGTTCTGGGATACCAGTGGATGCAGAGATGGCTTTGATTTGTTTATAATAGTTTTCTACAAGAGCAGTGTTGATAGGAGTTGCATCAACAGTTGACTCCTTTTCAACCCATAAGGAGAAGTCAACTTTACCACGTTCCAACTTCTGTGCGAGCAGACGACGGATTTCCATTTCCTTTTCTCTGTAGAGGGGTGCGATGCGTGCTGAGAGGTCGAGCGACTTACTATTAAGTGATTTCACCTCAACGTTGATTTTCTTTTCCTTGTAGGCTACAACAGCTTTGCCATAGCCTGTCATTGATAGTATCATGAGCTTTTCGCGTTAATTTTCTGCAAATGTACAAAAAATGTGGAATAAAAAGAGTATATTTGCAAGTTATTTAGAACATAATTGATTTTTATGTCTTGTATATTAAATATTGATACGAGTACAAATGTGTGCTCTGTTGCAGTTAGTCAGGATGGAACTTGTATTTTCGATAAGCAAGATACACTCGATCCTAAGCATAGAGAAAAGTTAGGAACATTTGTAGACGAGGCACTTGCCTTTATAGATAAGAATGAATTACCATTGGATGCAGTGGCAGTTAGTAGTGGTCCGGGGTCATACACTGGTCTGCGAGTTGGTGTATCCATGGCAAAGGGAATCTGCTATGGACGTGGCGTAAAGATGTTGGCAGTACCTACGTTAGAACTGTTGGCAGTGCCAGTATTGCTTCATCATGAGGAAATAGAGGAGAATGCACTTCTCATTCCAATGATTGATGCGCGCCGTATGGAAGTTTATTCTGCTGTGTATGATCGTGCTTTGAAGGAAGTGCGTGGCATTCAGGCAGATGTAGTCGATGAGAACACCTACAAGGAATATCTTGATCGTGGTCCTGTTTATTTCTTTGGAAATGGTGCAGAGAAGTGTATGGAGACGATTAATCATCCTAATGCGCACCTAATTAAGGGTGTTGATGCTTTGGCTAAGAATATGTTTCCATTGGCAGAG is from Prevotella melaninogenica and encodes:
- a CDS encoding YicC/YloC family endoribonuclease codes for the protein MILSMTGYGKAVVAYKEKKINVEVKSLNSKSLDLSARIAPLYREKEMEIRRLLAQKLERGKVDFSLWVEKESTVDATPINTALVENYYKQIKAISASTGIPEPEDWFTTLLRLPDVTTKTEVEVLDEEEWKVAQQAINEALEKLIDFRKQEGAALQKKFTEKIDNIANLLQSIEPYEKNRVPKIRERIIDGLKLIPEVDYDKNRLEQELIYYIEKLDINEEKQRLTNHLKYFKETMKENGHGVGKKLGFIAQEMGREINTTGSKSNQAEMQNIVVKMKDELEQIKEQVLNAL
- the tsaB gene encoding tRNA (adenosine(37)-N6)-threonylcarbamoyltransferase complex dimerization subunit type 1 TsaB, translated to MSCILNIDTSTNVCSVAVSQDGTCIFDKQDTLDPKHREKLGTFVDEALAFIDKNELPLDAVAVSSGPGSYTGLRVGVSMAKGICYGRGVKMLAVPTLELLAVPVLLHHEEIEENALLIPMIDARRMEVYSAVYDRALKEVRGIQADVVDENTYKEYLDRGPVYFFGNGAEKCMETINHPNAHLIKGVDALAKNMFPLAEKRIAQEKFEDVAYFVPFYLKDFVAKEAKPLL